In one Legionella clemsonensis genomic region, the following are encoded:
- a CDS encoding ATP-grasp domain-containing protein has protein sequence MKGWILYKRSLQELTSNDHGVNRLLSAAKQLNIELEVYKPDQFELVVTREDKKSILLNSARVSLPDFLMPRLGAETSYFAMAIIRQLEKSGVYTCNNANAIDVVRDKMLLSQLFAQSDLPFPKTMLVKFPVPVSVVEQEIGFPLIIKNISGARGIGIHLCESASSFRDLMELIASHSGNNQMILQEFVATSYGHDLRVFVLGDKVIGCMQRTAKDSFKANYSLGGEVATYPVNTEIEQLAIACAQLFNLEIAGVDLLFAESGFKICEANSSPGFKGMELATGKDIALQILQYIRNEVQRRK, from the coding sequence ATGAAAGGTTGGATTTTATATAAACGTAGCTTACAAGAGTTAACCAGCAATGATCATGGTGTTAATCGGTTATTGTCAGCAGCAAAGCAATTAAATATTGAATTGGAAGTGTATAAACCCGACCAATTTGAGCTCGTTGTTACCAGAGAAGATAAAAAAAGCATCCTTCTTAATAGTGCACGTGTTTCTTTACCTGATTTTTTAATGCCGCGGTTGGGCGCTGAGACAAGTTATTTTGCCATGGCAATTATTCGGCAATTGGAGAAATCAGGTGTTTATACTTGTAATAATGCGAATGCGATTGATGTTGTTCGCGATAAGATGTTACTTAGCCAATTATTTGCTCAGAGTGATTTACCCTTTCCCAAAACTATGCTTGTTAAGTTTCCAGTGCCAGTGTCGGTTGTCGAGCAGGAAATAGGGTTTCCTTTAATTATAAAAAATATTTCTGGCGCACGAGGAATCGGTATTCATTTATGTGAATCAGCAAGCAGTTTTCGCGACTTAATGGAGTTAATAGCGAGTCATAGTGGCAATAATCAAATGATTTTACAAGAGTTCGTTGCTACAAGTTATGGTCATGACCTGCGGGTTTTTGTGTTGGGTGACAAAGTAATCGGTTGTATGCAGCGAACTGCTAAAGATAGTTTTAAAGCAAATTATTCATTAGGAGGAGAGGTTGCTACCTATCCAGTAAACACAGAGATTGAGCAATTGGCAATTGCTTGTGCGCAACTGTTTAATTTGGAAATTGCCGGGGTTGATTTATTATTTGCCGAGAGCGGTTTTAAGATTTGTGAAGCTAACTCATCCCCCGGGTTTAAGGGAATGGAATTGGCAACGGGTAAAGATATAGCCCTGCAAATTTTGCAATACATTCGTAATGAGGTGCAAAGAAGAAAATAA
- a CDS encoding YajQ family cyclic di-GMP-binding protein, producing MPSFDIVSEINKVELRHAVENAQREMGTRFDFRGVESSIELTDLVVTLKSESDFQVRQLEDLFRNHCTKRGIDASGADIDDEPVHSGKTYSLSMTFKQGIDQPTAKEIVKLIKESKLKVQASIQGDKIRVTGKKRDDLQEVIALLKKSEIKLPLQFENFRD from the coding sequence ATGCCTTCTTTTGATATCGTTTCAGAAATTAATAAAGTTGAATTACGTCATGCTGTTGAAAATGCTCAGCGGGAAATGGGAACTCGTTTTGATTTTCGTGGTGTTGAATCAAGTATTGAGCTTACAGATTTAGTGGTCACACTTAAATCCGAGTCCGATTTTCAGGTTCGGCAGTTGGAAGATTTATTCCGTAATCATTGTACAAAGCGAGGAATTGATGCCAGTGGTGCTGATATAGACGATGAACCTGTTCATAGTGGTAAGACTTATTCGCTGTCCATGACTTTTAAACAAGGTATCGACCAGCCTACAGCCAAAGAGATCGTAAAACTAATTAAAGAGAGTAAATTAAAAGTCCAAGCCTCTATTCAAGGCGATAAAATACGAGTGACTGGTAAAAAGCGAGATGATTTACAAGAAGTTATCGCTTTGCTGAAAAAATCTGAAATTAAATTACCACTACAATTTGAAAATTTTCGTGACTAG
- a CDS encoding DUF2269 family protein, producing MFYLWLKLIHIVSSTLLFGTGLGSAFYMFMANLKRDNLIHLQRTTRNVVIADFLFTTPAVIIQPLTGLVMVYFAGFSLTSFWILASLLLYVLVGLCWIPVVFIQMKLEKLITWAIVNQQELPANYYRLYRTWFILGWPAFIGVLIIFYLMVIKIV from the coding sequence ATGTTCTATCTATGGCTTAAGTTGATTCATATTGTTAGCTCAACTCTACTTTTTGGTACAGGTTTAGGATCTGCCTTTTACATGTTTATGGCAAACCTTAAACGGGATAATTTAATTCATTTACAGCGTACAACGCGAAATGTGGTTATTGCTGATTTTCTTTTTACCACGCCAGCAGTGATTATCCAGCCATTAACGGGGTTGGTGATGGTTTATTTCGCTGGTTTTTCACTCACAAGTTTTTGGATTTTAGCCTCTCTGCTACTGTATGTGCTGGTAGGACTTTGCTGGATTCCAGTTGTTTTTATTCAAATGAAACTAGAAAAATTAATCACTTGGGCTATTGTTAATCAACAGGAATTACCTGCCAACTATTATCGGTTATACCGCACCTGGTTTATTTTGGGATGGCCAGCCTTTATTGGGGTATTGATAATTTTCTATCTGATGGTGATTAAAATTGTTTAA
- a CDS encoding saccharopine dehydrogenase NADP-binding domain-containing protein, with amino-acid sequence MQQKVMILGGYGNFGKRIAQSLCKAHIAVIIAGRNLLKAKQFALELQSCYSSVPVIAIALDVTKDLKVSLQKYTPTVVINTCGPFQTADYRVAASCVECGIHYLDLADGRDFVCGISKLDVMARANKVLVVSGASSVPGLSSAVLQQFQSEFSTIDSLHYGIATVQKFSRGFATAKAILTYLGKPCRAPLGDTHVFYGWQGLHRIHYPEMGKRWMGFCDVPDLDLLPSYFGIKKIRFSAGMESNLLHLGMWLVSWLVRLGLPVSLPNHTQLLINIGHLFDWQSSDNSGMHMFIKGLDLQGKPLEIKWFVLAREAAGPYIPTIPAIVLAKQLVRGQLTLKGALPCVALVTLKDYLSELVDLPITTKIWRNNVLSMA; translated from the coding sequence ATGCAACAAAAAGTAATGATATTGGGAGGATACGGAAATTTTGGCAAACGTATCGCCCAATCGCTATGTAAGGCGCACATTGCCGTTATCATAGCCGGTCGTAATCTTTTGAAGGCAAAACAATTTGCTCTTGAATTACAGAGCTGTTACTCCTCTGTACCAGTTATCGCGATTGCCCTTGATGTCACAAAAGACCTCAAGGTAAGTTTACAAAAATATACTCCTACAGTGGTGATTAATACTTGTGGCCCTTTTCAAACCGCTGACTACCGGGTTGCCGCTAGTTGTGTTGAATGTGGGATTCATTATTTAGATCTTGCTGATGGGCGTGATTTTGTCTGTGGCATTAGCAAATTAGATGTAATGGCGAGAGCCAATAAAGTTTTGGTAGTGAGTGGTGCCAGTAGTGTTCCAGGCTTGTCATCCGCGGTACTACAGCAATTTCAGTCAGAGTTTAGTACTATCGATTCTCTACACTATGGTATTGCGACAGTGCAAAAATTTTCTCGAGGTTTTGCTACTGCCAAGGCTATCTTAACTTATTTAGGGAAGCCTTGTCGCGCTCCTCTAGGTGATACCCACGTCTTTTATGGTTGGCAAGGCTTACATCGTATTCATTATCCGGAAATGGGTAAGCGCTGGATGGGTTTTTGTGACGTTCCTGATCTTGATTTGTTACCCTCTTACTTTGGAATTAAAAAAATTCGGTTTTCTGCTGGAATGGAGAGTAACTTATTGCATTTAGGAATGTGGTTGGTTTCTTGGTTAGTACGCTTGGGATTGCCCGTATCATTACCTAACCATACTCAGTTATTAATTAATATTGGACATCTTTTTGATTGGCAAAGTAGCGATAACAGTGGTATGCATATGTTTATAAAAGGATTGGACTTACAAGGAAAGCCTTTGGAAATTAAATGGTTTGTTCTGGCTAGAGAAGCTGCGGGACCTTATATTCCTACAATACCTGCCATTGTTTTAGCCAAGCAACTAGTACGTGGACAATTAACCTTAAAAGGAGCATTGCCTTGCGTTGCTTTGGTTACTTTAAAGGATTATTTGTCTGAGTTAGTTGATTTGCCAATAACTACAAAAATATGGAGAAATAATGTTCTATCTATGGCTTAA
- a CDS encoding HPF/RaiA family ribosome-associated protein codes for MKLPIQVIFRNMDHSPAAEERALSLARKLERYYDRIMGCRIVIEAPHRHRHKGNLYHVRIDLTVPDAELVVSREPSEHHAHEDVYVAIRDAFNAIKRQLQDYVDQRRGHVKHHEMPHFGRVLEVCPPADYGYIETPDGRQIRFSSQSVIDYDFAKLEVGDRVRFAEVENADEPIASTVYVENLVER; via the coding sequence ATGAAACTTCCTATTCAAGTGATTTTTCGCAACATGGATCATTCACCTGCTGCTGAAGAAAGAGCCCTTTCACTTGCCAGAAAACTTGAACGCTACTATGACAGAATAATGGGTTGCCGTATTGTCATTGAAGCACCCCATCGACATCGACATAAAGGAAACCTCTACCATGTACGAATTGACTTGACGGTTCCAGATGCTGAATTGGTAGTTAGTCGTGAACCCTCGGAACATCACGCACACGAAGACGTCTATGTGGCCATTCGTGATGCTTTTAATGCGATTAAACGACAGTTGCAAGATTATGTAGATCAACGTCGTGGTCATGTGAAGCATCATGAAATGCCTCACTTTGGACGGGTGCTTGAAGTTTGCCCTCCTGCTGATTATGGCTATATTGAAACTCCGGATGGCCGACAAATTCGTTTTAGTAGTCAAAGTGTTATTGATTACGATTTTGCCAAACTTGAAGTAGGTGACAGAGTTCGTTTTGCTGAAGTTGAAAATGCCGACGAACCCATTGCCAGCACTGTGTACGTTGAAAACTTAGTCGAGCGTTAA
- a CDS encoding CBS domain-containing protein: protein MRVGEFCNREVVIMPSDESVKIAAELMRAKHVGDIVLVEEKQGKKVPVGIISDRDLVVEVMVPGLDPKELAAGDIVTRSLLVAHENESLFDALNLMRKKGIRRLPVVDDENTLIGIITLDDMTDLLAEMLSNVADVVDKQRKLEMRDRP, encoded by the coding sequence ATGCGCGTGGGTGAATTTTGCAATCGTGAAGTAGTAATAATGCCAAGTGATGAATCAGTTAAAATCGCTGCAGAACTCATGCGTGCAAAACACGTGGGTGATATTGTTCTTGTGGAAGAAAAGCAAGGTAAGAAAGTTCCTGTCGGTATTATTTCTGATCGTGATCTTGTAGTTGAGGTTATGGTTCCCGGCCTGGATCCAAAAGAACTTGCCGCTGGTGATATTGTTACACGCTCTCTGCTCGTAGCACATGAAAATGAAAGTCTCTTTGACGCCCTCAATCTCATGCGCAAAAAAGGTATTCGTCGCTTGCCTGTCGTCGATGACGAAAATACTTTGATTGGAATCATTACGTTAGATGATATGACTGATCTTCTTGCCGAAATGCTAAGTAATGTGGCTGATGTAGTAGATAAACAAAGAAAACTTGAAATGCGAGATCGTCCCTAA
- a CDS encoding APC family permease: protein MAQIQIICKKDAAMPLKRTLSLPLITFYGLGTILGAGIYALVGEVAKQAERFTPLSFLIASIIALFTAASYAELSARFPQSAGSALYVRKAFNSPWLSGLIGWVVVLTGVTSAATIAHGFANYFKLFAPISPYLSITLLVLILGGLAIWGIRESATLIMIMTIIEVSGLILIIFYGRHSFQSLDLTHFSLPTSFNGVFIGALLAFYAYIGFEDMVNTAEETINPEKNLPLAIFLAVFITTILYLLIAWVVISLLTTQELEQISTPLVTIITKQGQSAFLFSIIALISITNGILVQIIMASRLIYGMARQENAPKLFATIYEKTHTPVYATLLVIGIILIFAYALPITTLAKLTSSIILCIFIAIHISLIKIKLTEKKKPDSFSLPIIFPIIAIILTLSFLTIQFFLQ, encoded by the coding sequence ATGGCACAGATACAAATTATTTGCAAAAAGGATGCTGCCATGCCCCTAAAGCGGACGCTTTCATTACCATTAATCACCTTTTACGGTTTAGGAACTATTTTAGGCGCAGGTATTTATGCACTTGTAGGAGAGGTTGCCAAACAAGCCGAGCGATTTACCCCTCTTTCGTTTTTGATTGCTTCCATTATCGCCTTGTTTACAGCAGCCTCTTATGCCGAACTGAGTGCGCGTTTTCCGCAAAGTGCCGGTTCTGCACTCTATGTACGCAAAGCGTTTAATAGTCCCTGGCTATCAGGATTAATTGGTTGGGTGGTTGTCCTGACGGGAGTCACTTCCGCTGCCACTATTGCCCATGGCTTTGCTAATTATTTCAAACTTTTTGCCCCTATTTCTCCTTATCTCAGCATTACCCTTTTAGTGCTAATTTTAGGCGGACTTGCCATCTGGGGAATTCGTGAATCGGCCACGCTTATTATGATCATGACCATTATAGAAGTAAGCGGTTTAATTCTCATTATTTTCTACGGCCGTCATAGCTTTCAATCGCTTGATTTAACTCACTTCAGTTTACCAACCTCTTTTAACGGCGTGTTTATAGGTGCTCTCCTTGCCTTTTATGCCTATATTGGTTTTGAAGACATGGTGAATACTGCTGAAGAAACGATCAATCCTGAAAAAAATCTGCCTCTTGCAATTTTTTTAGCGGTTTTCATTACTACAATTTTGTATCTTTTAATTGCCTGGGTGGTTATTAGTCTTTTAACTACTCAAGAATTAGAACAAATTAGTACGCCGTTAGTAACAATTATTACTAAACAGGGGCAATCCGCCTTTTTATTTTCCATCATTGCTTTAATTTCAATTACCAACGGCATCTTAGTGCAAATTATTATGGCTTCGCGATTGATTTACGGCATGGCCAGACAGGAAAATGCACCTAAACTGTTTGCAACAATTTATGAAAAAACCCATACCCCGGTCTACGCAACCTTATTGGTTATAGGGATTATTTTAATTTTTGCTTACGCCTTACCCATCACCACTTTGGCAAAACTAACGAGTAGCATCATTCTTTGCATTTTTATTGCCATACATATTTCGCTTATTAAAATTAAACTCACTGAAAAGAAAAAGCCAGACAGTTTTTCTTTGCCTATTATTTTTCCCATCATTGCTATTATCCTGACGCTATCTTTTTTGACGATACAGTTCTTTTTACAATAA
- a CDS encoding DUF3592 domain-containing protein, with protein MTHWITSWRWLLDLIWLIFLLALLWHFWQDRKYFIKIQGWHVTKGRITQFLWTQEGYRLWPKIEYSYRVLDEELQGERLFPETSHINLNSNYARKVAYRAAMAYEKDEDINIYYNPHNPREAVLDITMPRKLNFILGLLIALIVLHFIIVVYRLL; from the coding sequence GTGACGCATTGGATAACCTCCTGGCGATGGCTGCTTGATTTAATTTGGCTAATATTCCTTTTGGCCCTATTGTGGCATTTTTGGCAAGACAGAAAATATTTTATAAAAATTCAAGGTTGGCATGTAACAAAAGGAAGAATTACTCAATTTCTATGGACACAGGAAGGTTATCGGTTGTGGCCGAAGATAGAATACTCCTACCGGGTTCTGGATGAAGAGTTACAGGGTGAGCGTCTTTTTCCAGAAACATCCCACATTAATCTTAACAGCAACTATGCAAGAAAAGTGGCTTACCGTGCGGCCATGGCTTATGAAAAGGATGAAGACATCAACATCTATTATAATCCTCACAATCCTCGTGAGGCAGTCCTTGATATTACCATGCCACGCAAATTAAACTTTATTCTTGGTTTGTTAATTGCGCTAATTGTTTTACATTTTATTATTGTTGTTTATCGTTTGCTGTAG
- a CDS encoding DotI/IcmL family type IV secretion protein, whose translation MYKTRIYHLLILLVLSTTGFAVPDNTQLAVWANEAIVATYTFDYNNFLPRQKEIAKYFTAAGWTAYSTALNTSKLPEAVKKNYYSVSAVATLPPTIKTINATQWEATMPLLVLYKNPQYQQKQNLLVTIIFIQAPSGQGVRGLAIASLQSKVTQPPCVCQPQNEEETTANDKQQ comes from the coding sequence ATGTACAAAACCAGAATTTATCATCTGCTCATTTTGCTGGTGTTATCCACTACAGGCTTTGCCGTGCCTGATAATACGCAGCTTGCGGTATGGGCAAATGAAGCGATTGTGGCCACCTATACATTTGATTACAACAATTTTTTACCCCGTCAGAAGGAAATAGCCAAATATTTTACTGCTGCAGGTTGGACTGCCTATAGCACGGCTCTTAACACGTCCAAACTGCCTGAAGCGGTAAAAAAGAATTATTACTCAGTGAGTGCTGTGGCGACTTTACCTCCTACTATTAAAACCATCAATGCCACCCAATGGGAAGCTACGATGCCTTTGCTAGTGCTCTATAAAAATCCACAGTACCAACAAAAACAAAATCTGCTGGTGACTATTATTTTTATTCAAGCACCGTCAGGTCAAGGAGTACGGGGTTTAGCTATTGCAAGTTTACAATCTAAAGTCACTCAACCTCCTTGTGTATGCCAGCCTCAAAATGAGGAGGAGACTACAGCAAACGATAAACAACAATAA
- a CDS encoding ABC transporter permease: protein MRNSRFYFANRENVSRYINRWDLLLLILIFAIVFFLGWAGKQMATPYQLGEPLPISLDPAKLPFYALRTVLRMFIALGFSILFTFIVGTLAAKNRRAEQIIIPAIDILQSIPVLSFLSITVTGFIRLFPGSLLGPECASIFAIFTAQVWNITFGFYQSLKTLPGDLKEAAAMFQLSAWQRFWKVEVPFSMSGLLWNMMVSMSASWFFVVLSEAIAVAHQDIRLPGVGSYIALAIERRDLHAVGYAILTMVIVIFLYDQILFRPLIAWSEKFKMEQSPDEEEYQSWLIDLIRSSRLIKRISNPFATIKDHFVNAQWLSRRQPKAVKEIDYRHQRHMDWIWNTIVLMAILSSGWLLLNFILTQLAVREIFHVFLLGAATGTRVIVLIIASSIIWIPIGVWIGLRPRLAQKIQPVIQFVAAIPANLFYPLFVIAIVRFHLSVEIWVTPLMILGTQWYILFNVIAGASNIPRDLYLAADNFGVKGWQWWKRLALPGIFPFYITGAITAAGGAWNASIVAEWVSWGNTTLKATGLGAYIQASTIAGDFPKIALGTAMMCIYVLTFNHLIWRPLYRLAEERFHFN, encoded by the coding sequence GTGCGCAACAGTCGTTTTTACTTTGCTAATCGTGAAAATGTCAGCCGTTATATTAATCGCTGGGATCTGTTGTTGCTAATCCTTATTTTCGCTATTGTCTTTTTTTTGGGATGGGCTGGCAAACAAATGGCAACTCCCTATCAGTTAGGAGAACCCTTACCCATTTCGCTAGATCCGGCCAAACTACCATTCTATGCCTTACGCACAGTACTGCGGATGTTTATTGCACTTGGTTTCTCCATTCTATTTACATTTATTGTCGGAACTTTGGCAGCGAAAAACCGCCGGGCAGAGCAAATTATTATTCCTGCGATAGATATTTTGCAGTCCATTCCCGTATTAAGTTTTTTATCGATTACCGTCACTGGTTTTATTCGTTTATTCCCTGGAAGTTTACTTGGCCCTGAATGTGCCTCAATTTTTGCCATCTTTACGGCACAAGTATGGAATATTACCTTTGGTTTTTATCAATCGCTAAAGACGCTGCCTGGTGATTTAAAAGAAGCAGCAGCCATGTTTCAACTCTCTGCCTGGCAGCGTTTTTGGAAGGTAGAAGTTCCTTTCTCTATGTCTGGTCTGTTGTGGAACATGATGGTATCCATGTCTGCCAGCTGGTTTTTCGTGGTATTATCAGAAGCGATTGCTGTAGCACATCAGGATATTCGTCTCCCTGGCGTAGGCTCTTATATTGCTTTGGCCATTGAACGACGGGATTTACATGCTGTGGGCTATGCTATTCTTACCATGGTGATCGTGATTTTTCTTTATGACCAAATTCTCTTTCGACCACTTATAGCCTGGTCAGAAAAATTTAAAATGGAGCAATCTCCAGACGAAGAAGAATATCAATCCTGGTTAATTGATTTAATTCGCAGTAGCCGATTAATAAAACGCATCAGTAACCCCTTTGCTACGATTAAAGATCACTTTGTTAATGCCCAATGGCTTAGCCGCCGCCAACCCAAAGCAGTGAAAGAAATTGATTATCGTCACCAAAGGCATATGGATTGGATCTGGAATACCATTGTATTAATGGCCATTCTTAGTAGCGGCTGGTTATTGTTGAATTTTATTCTCACTCAACTTGCAGTCAGAGAAATTTTCCATGTGTTTCTTTTGGGCGCTGCTACAGGTACGCGCGTTATAGTTTTGATTATTGCAAGCTCCATCATCTGGATCCCAATAGGAGTCTGGATCGGTCTAAGACCACGATTAGCACAAAAGATTCAACCAGTTATTCAATTTGTCGCAGCAATTCCTGCCAATTTGTTTTATCCTTTATTTGTAATTGCGATTGTCCGCTTTCATTTAAGCGTTGAAATTTGGGTAACACCACTCATGATTCTAGGTACTCAGTGGTACATTTTATTTAATGTAATTGCCGGCGCCTCTAATATTCCTCGGGATCTTTATCTGGCAGCTGATAATTTTGGAGTGAAAGGCTGGCAGTGGTGGAAGCGCCTGGCACTACCTGGCATTTTCCCTTTTTATATTACTGGCGCTATTACTGCTGCTGGGGGTGCCTGGAACGCTAGTATTGTTGCTGAATGGGTAAGTTGGGGAAATACTACACTAAAAGCCACAGGGTTAGGAGCCTATATTCAAGCAAGCACCATCGCCGGTGATTTCCCTAAAATTGCATTAGGCACGGCAATGATGTGTATCTATGTATTGACATTTAATCATTTAATCTGGCGTCCACTTTATCGCTTGGCGGAAGAACGCTTTCACTTCAATTGA
- a CDS encoding ABC transporter ATP-binding protein yields MSETIIAIENCRKSFKKASDQELLVLEDVNFQLKEGEIVAMLGKSGSGKSTLLRIIAGLVPPSAGRVTYRGKPVTGPVPGIAMVFQSFALMPWLTVLENVELGLEAQGISREERRHRAIEAIDTIGLDGFESAFPKELSGGMRQRVGFARALVINPDVLLMDEPFSALDVLTAENLKSDLLELWQEKKTNTNGILLVTHNIEEAATLADRIVIFGSDPGYIRAELQVALPQPRDPETPEFRDLVDKIYRLMTTGPKEKAKRAQRERQIGLGYRLPDVEPSELSGLIETMKSFEEKIDLPELADELMMNIDDLFPILETLEILGFAKVSDGDIQLSELGKQFSEADLQSRKQIFARCLIEKVPLARYIRRVLDEKTSHRVSEERFLSKLEDYLSEKEADRVLRTMIDWGRYAEIFAYDFNTGILSLENPGISEFYYE; encoded by the coding sequence ATGTCAGAAACAATTATTGCCATCGAAAATTGCCGTAAATCATTTAAGAAGGCATCTGATCAGGAGTTACTGGTTCTTGAGGATGTGAATTTCCAGCTCAAGGAAGGCGAAATTGTGGCCATGTTAGGAAAGTCCGGCTCGGGAAAATCTACCCTGTTAAGAATTATTGCCGGGTTAGTACCGCCGAGTGCCGGTAGAGTTACTTATCGGGGTAAACCGGTGACAGGCCCTGTACCAGGCATTGCTATGGTTTTTCAGTCCTTTGCATTAATGCCCTGGTTAACTGTTCTTGAAAATGTGGAATTAGGGTTGGAAGCACAAGGCATAAGTCGTGAAGAAAGACGACACCGTGCAATCGAAGCCATTGATACCATTGGTCTTGATGGATTTGAATCTGCTTTCCCCAAAGAGTTATCAGGAGGAATGCGCCAGCGAGTCGGCTTTGCACGTGCCTTGGTTATTAATCCTGATGTATTACTCATGGATGAACCTTTTTCAGCACTGGATGTATTAACGGCAGAAAATTTGAAGTCAGACTTGTTGGAGTTATGGCAGGAAAAGAAAACAAATACTAATGGAATACTATTAGTCACGCATAACATTGAAGAGGCAGCTACGCTTGCCGATCGTATTGTTATTTTTGGCAGTGATCCAGGTTATATCCGTGCAGAACTACAAGTTGCACTACCCCAACCACGCGATCCGGAAACACCGGAATTTCGCGATTTGGTTGACAAAATTTACCGACTCATGACCACAGGTCCCAAGGAAAAAGCTAAACGTGCACAACGAGAGCGCCAAATTGGTTTAGGGTATCGCCTACCTGATGTAGAACCGTCTGAACTATCGGGTTTAATTGAAACGATGAAATCCTTTGAGGAAAAAATTGATCTGCCGGAACTGGCCGATGAGCTCATGATGAACATCGACGATTTATTTCCTATCCTGGAAACTTTGGAAATTTTAGGGTTTGCTAAAGTTTCAGACGGGGATATCCAACTCAGTGAGTTGGGTAAGCAATTTTCAGAAGCCGATCTTCAGTCCCGCAAGCAAATTTTTGCGCGCTGCCTAATTGAAAAAGTTCCTCTGGCTCGCTACATTCGCCGCGTGTTGGATGAAAAAACCAGCCATCGTGTTTCAGAAGAGCGCTTTTTAAGCAAACTTGAGGATTATTTAAGTGAAAAAGAGGCCGATCGTGTTCTTCGCACCATGATTGATTGGGGACGCTACGCGGAAATTTTTGCTTATGACTTTAATACCGGAATTTTAAGTTTAGAAAATCCAGGCATCTCTGAATTTTATTATGAATAA